The Deltaproteobacteria bacterium genome segment AGTCGAGCCGGTGCTCAGCGCGGCCGACATCGCCGTCGTGAACCTCGAGTGCCCGTTCACCTCGCGCGGCGAGAAGATCGCCAAGAATTTCAACTTCCGCGCCAGCCCGGAGCTCGGCGGCGCGCTCAAGCCCGGCGGCGTGCAGGTCGTGACCATCGCCAACAACCACTTGATGGACTACGGCCCCGACGGCGTCCGCGACACCATCGACACCCTCGACAAGCTCGGCATCGCCCACTTCGGCGCGGGCATGAACCTCGCCGAGGCGCGCAAGCCCGCCATCATCGAGCGCAAGGGCCAGAAGATCGCCTTCCTCGGCTACCTCTACATCGGCAACCCGCCCATCGAGCCCGTCGTCGTCTGGGCCACCAAGGACAAGCCCGGCGTTTCCGGCGCGGCGGGCGACCTCGACGCGCTCATCAAGATGATTAACGAAGATGTTAAGGCCGCGAAGAAGAAGGCCGACATCGTCGTGGTGTTCTTCCATTTCGGCAAAGAGGGACTGCACGAGATCCAGCCGTATCAGGCCACGCTCGCGCACGCGGCCGTCGACGCCGGCGCGAACCTCGTGCTGGGCTCGCACCCGCACGTGCTCCAGGGCGCCGAGCGCTACAACGGCGTGCCCATCGTCTACTCGCTGGGCAACTTCGTCTTCGGCGGCAACGCGAACCCGGGCAACAAGGAGAGCGCCATCTTCACCGCGACGCTCGTGGGCAAGAAGGTCACCAAGACCGGCTTCGTGCCCGTGCAGATCACGCGCTTCCCGGACGCGCCGTTCCAGCCGTTCCCGCTCGAGGACGACGCGAAGAAGCTCATCCTTCAGCACCTCGCTGACTACTCGAAGGCGTTCCCCGAGCCGCTGGTGAAGTAGCCGCGGATCCGGATCAAGCGGCCAACACACGCCGGCTTTTCGAGTTGACTTCCCAGTCAACAATTCTTAATTGACGTGCGCCCGACGCGCGGCGTCACGCGTCGCATCTCAGGAGCACGCATGAAGATCCTGGTCACGGTGAAGCGGGTCGAAGACCCGGAGTCGAAGATCAAGGTCAAGCCCGACGGCTCGGGCATCGTGACCGAGGGCGTGAACTACAAGATGAACCCCTTCGACGAGATCGCCGTCGAAGAGGCGCTCCGCCTGCAGGCCACCCACAAGGGCGAGGTGGTCATCGTCAGCATGGGCAAGCAGGACGTGCAGACCGAGATCCGCCAGGCCCTCGCGATGGGCGCCGACCGCGGCATCTGGGTGAAGCACGAGGGCGCCATGGATCCCGACGGCGCGTCGCGGCTGCTCCAGAAGATCGTGGAGAAGGAGAAGCCCGACCTCGTCATCCTCGGCAAGCAGGCCATCGACGACGACCAGAACCAGACCGGCCAGCTCCTCGCGGAGCGCCTCGGCTGGGGCCAGGCGACGTTCGCGTCGAAGGAAGAGAGCCTGGAGTCCGACGCCGAGAAGAACAAGGTGCCGGGCATCAAGATCACCGGCACGAGCGCGCAGGTCGTTCGCGAGGTGGACGGCGGCCTCGAGGTGCTGGAGCTCGCGCTCCCCGCCATCGTCACCACCGACCTCCGCCTCAACAAGCCGCGCTACGCCACGCTGCCCGGCATCATGAAGGCCAAGAAGAAGCCGCTGGAGGAGCTGAACCCGGCCGGCCTGGGCGTGGACGTGACCCCGAAGGTGGCGGTGGCGAAGCTGTCGCCGCCGCCGGCGCGCAAGGCGGGCATCAAGGTGCCCGACGTGGCCGCGCTCTTCGACAAGCTCAAGAACGAAGCCAAGGTGATCTGAAGCTTCTAGACCTATCGCGATATATCGAGATCAAGCCATGGCAAACGTCCTCATCTATGCGGAGCAGGCGGGCGGGACTCTGAAGAAGGCAGCGCTGCCGGCCATCACGGCTGGGCAGGCGCTCGCGAAGGCCGCGGGCGGCGAGTTCGACCTCGTCGTCATCGGCGACGGCGCCGCGAAGGCGGCCGAGCAGGCCAAGACCTTCGGCGCCAAGACGGTGCACGTCGTGGAAGGGCCGGCGTTCCAGCACTACCTGGCCGAGCCGTACGCGAAGGCGATCGCCGCGGCCGCGAAGGCCAGCGGTGCCACCTGGGTCGGCAGCGCCTCGACCGCGCAGGGCAAGGATGTGATGCCCCGCGTGGCCGCGCGCCTCGACGCCGGCATGGCCTCGGACGTCCTCAGCTTCGAGGGCTCCGGCGCCGACGTGACCGTGACCCGGCCGATGTGGGCCGGCAACGTGACCGCCAGCGTGAAGATCACCTCGGCGACGAAGGTCTTCACCGCGCGCACCACCGAGTTCGGCCAGCCCGCCACGGGCGGCGCCGGCGCGGTGAACACGCTCGCGGTGGACGCCGGTGCGAGCAAGACCAAGTTCGTCTCCTTCAAGGCCGTGCAGAGCGCGCGCCCCGAGCTCACCGAGGCGCGCATCGTCGTGTCCGGCGGCCGCGGCACCAAGGGCGACTTCAAGCCCATCGAGGGCCTCGCCGACGAGCTCCGCGCGGCGGTCGGTGCGAGCCGCGCGGTCGTCGACGCCGGCTGGCAGCCGAACGATCTGCAGGTCGGTCAGACCGGCAAGGTCGTGGCGCCCGAGCTCTACATCGCTGCGGGCATCAGCGGCGCCATCCAGCACCTCGCGGGCATGAAGGGCTCCAAGGTCATCGTCGCCATCAACAAGGACGGCGAGGCGCCCATCTTCCAGGTCGCCGACTACGGGCTCGTGGCCGATCTGTTCAAGGCGCTCCCGGAGCTGCAGGAGAAGATCAAGGCGGCGAAGTAGAGCCTGCCTCTTTCCAGCCCCTTCCTCGCCTCGCGGGGAAGGGGCTTCGTGTTTCATGAGCGAAGCACTCCTCGACGAGCTCGGTTGTTTTCGCATCGCCGTGCCCGTGCCGTTTCCGGCCGCGGGCGGTCCGGTCAACGTCTACGCGTTTCGAGACGAGGGTGGCGGCCTCGCGCTGTTCGACGCCGGCATCAAGAGTGAAGACGGTGAGAAGGCCGTGCGTGATGGCCTCGCCGCCCACGGCTTCTCCACGCGCGATGTGAAGCGGATCTTCGTCTCGCACGGACACATCGATCACTTCGGGTTTGCCTCGACGATCCAGCGCGAGAGCAATTGTCACATTTTTGTTCATAAGCTCGACGCCGCGAAGGTCCTCGAGGCCACGCGCCACATGCGCGACTCCGAGCCGTATGCGCGCTACCTCGCGAAGCTGGGGCTCGACGAGAAGCAGATCCATTCCGTGAAGAAGGGCAGCGACTACGCCCAGGGCTTCGCCGACGGCCTCCACGACATCCGCGAGCTTCAGGGCGGCGAGACGCTGCAGTTCGAGAAGTGCCGCCTCGAGGTGATGCACCTGCCGGGACACACGCCAGGCCTGATTTGCCTCTGGGACGCCGAGCATCAGGTGCTCTTCGCCGACGATCACCTGCTTCAGCGCATCTCGCCCAATCCGCTCATCGAGCTCGGGCCGAATGGTGAAGACGACAAGTTCCGTGCGCTGGTGACCTATCTGGAGTCGGCGCGGCGCGCGCAGCGCTTGCCCGCCAAGCTGGTGTGCCCCGGCCACGGCGAGCCGTTCGTGGGACATGATCAGCTCGTGGAGAAGCTGCTCGGCTTCTACGAGAAGCGTCAAGCGAAGCTCCTCGGTGCGCTCGGCGAGAAGCCGCACACAGCGCTCGAGCTCGTGGGCGCGCTCTTCGGCCGCATCTATCCGAACGAGCTCTTCCTGCAGCTCTCCGAGGTGGTGGGAAACCTCGAGGTGCTCGAGGAGCAGAAGCGCATTGCGCGCAGCTTCGACGGCACCGTGTACCGCTACGCGCTAACCTGAGCCGCATGCTCGGCCCGGTGACAGCACTCGTGCTCGCCGCTGCGCCGGCGGACTTCGACGCGCGCGTGATGCGCTTCGTGCACGAGGACAAGCTGCCGCCGGGGATCGCGCTCTACGTCGCCGATGGGAAGATCGCCGCGGTGAAGGCCTGGGGCGCGCGCGCCGACGACGAGAAGCTCACGCCCGAAGCCGACGCGCTCTTCCGCATCGGTTCGAACACGAAGACCTTCACGGCCCTCGCCATCCTCGCGCTGCGCGACGCCGGCAAGCTCTCGCTCGACGACCCGCTCACGAAGTGGATCCCCGAAGCGAAGCCGCGCCCCGCGCACGAGGGCGATCGCGCGCCGAACGTTCGCGATCTCTTGCAGCACCGCTCGGGTTTGCCGCGCGCGGGCTCGCTGCTGTGGCGGCAAATCACCAACAAGTCGATCAGCGACGAGGACGTGGTGTCAGCGCTGAGCGTGAAGCTCGAGGACGCACCGGGCGCGATGAAGACGTACTCGAACCTCGGCTACGCGGCGCTGGGGATGATCGTCGCGCGAGCGAGCGGCATGCCGTACGCCGAGTACGTGAAGCAGCACGTGCTCGCGCCGCTGGGCATCACTGACGCGGTCTGGCGCGCGGAGGACGTGCCCCCTGCGAAGCGAATCCATGGCCACGAGTCGCGCTTCTTCGGCGGGTGGAAGGTCGACGACGACGAGTGGCACCTCGGCACCATGGACGCCGCGGGCGGGCTCTACGCGAGCGCCAACGACATGGCCCAGCTCGCGCTCTTCGAGCTCGGCCAGCGCGACGGGCCGGTGAAGCCGGAGACCGTTCGCGAGAGCCAGCAGGCCGCGGACCCGACGCTCGGCAAGTCGGGCGGGATGGGCTGGGATCTCGTCGTCGCCGGAAAGAGCCACATCATCTACAAGAATGGCGGCATGAACGCGTGGAACTCGGGGCTGGTGATTCACCCCGAGAAGCGCGTGGCGCTGGTGCTCTTGCTCGCGGGCAAGTCCGAGCACGTCGACGAGGCCGCGCTGGGGATACTTAAAGATTTGGTTACATCGCCGGGCGCGCCCGATGCCGGCGCGAAGTGATCACCTCTTCGCGTCGAGCGCGGCCAGATCCTTCTTCAGCCGCTCGACCGTGTGCGGATTGCGCTGACCCGCGGGCAGCTTCTCGGCAAACGTGATGGCGTCTTGCAGCGTCTTGCGCGCCTCGGCCGGCTTGTTCATGCGCTGGTAGATCTCGGCGCGATTGGAGAGCACGCGCAGCGTCCGCGGGCCGTAGACCTTCTGCAGCGCGCGGTTGTTGGCCGCGAGCGCGTCGTCGAGCTTGCCGAGCTCCAGATAGATGAGCGCCTCGCGCGCGGGCGGGTTGTAGTCGTCGGGCAGGTCCTTCTCCGACTGCTGCAGCGCCGGCAGCGCACGCGCCGGATCGCCCACGGCGATCGACGCCACCACGCGATGCGGATCGAACGCGGCGCGCTCTTGTGGCGTCTTGGCCTTGGCCGCTTCCGACTCGAGGAACGCCAGCCACTCGCCCGCGAGCTTCTTCTTGCCCGCGAGATCGCCCACGTGCTCGCGCAGGTCGACGAGCGTCTCGTAGATGCCCGAGCGATCGTCACCGAGCAGCCCGGGGATCTTCAGCGCACCTTCCGCGAGCGGAACCAGCGCCTGCAACGCCTCGGTGCGCGCGGGCGAAGCGGGCGAGTCGCTCGCGCACTGCAGGCCCGTGGCGACCAGATTCGCGTACGCCGAGCCCTGCTGCATCGTGGGCGCGCGCTCGCGCGCGAGGTGCGCGCAGCCCGCGAGGTCGTTCGTCTCTTGCAGCGCGAAGTCGAGCGACTGGAGCACGCGCGGCGCGTCGGCCCAATTCGCGCCGCCTTGAGTGAGCGCGTCCCTATAGAGCTTGGCGGCGGCCGCGTGATCGTCCTTTGCCTCGGCGGCGTCGGCAGCCGCGAGCGTCTTCTGCGCTTGATCCGCGTGCGATGGATCCAGCGCGCGCGCGCCGTCATCCAGCAGCCCGCCCAGATCGCTGGCGTTGGCGCTGCCCAGCCACTTCAGCACCACGGCCTCATGCTGCGGATCAATGACCAGCAGCGTGGGCCACGCAGAGATCGGAAACTTCTCCTGGAACGCGGCGTTCTTTTCCTTCTCGGTGTCGACGCTGAGCCAGACGAACCGTCCGGCGTGCTTCGTGAGCGCCGCGTCGGTGAAGACGTAGGCGCGCATGAAGCGGCAGGTGTGTCACCAGGGCGCCCAGACATCGACGAAGAGCGGCAGCTTCTTCGCCTTCGCCTCGGCCAGCGCGCGGCCGTAGTCGTCCTCGATGAACGGCAGCGCCTCGGTCGAGGCGGCCGCGGGCGAGTGGCTGGGGGCTGGGGGCTGGGGGCTGGCAGCAGCGACAGCCAACGCGAGGATGGCAGCGTGCATCGTTAACCTTCCTGTTATGGACCAGGCGTGACCACGAGCTGGTCGGACGCGGTGTTGGTGCGGCCGGTGGTGTCGGTGACCTGGAGCTTGATCGTCGCGGGCTCGGCGCTCGGGTCGTTGCCGTCGACCACCACGTTCACCAGCGCGCTGTTGCCGTAGGGCGGGAAGTTCGACGAGCCCAGGCTCACCGAGAGATCCACGCAGCCGCCGTCGTTGCTCGAGGCGCAGGTGCCCAGGCCCGCGGTCACGGTCTCGAGGTGCGTGCCGTAGCGCGTAGTGCCCGGCGGCACGGTGAGCGTCCAGCGGAAGGTCTGCAGGCCGTCGCTCTGGCCATTGGGGCATGCGGGCGTAGAGTTGGCGTCGGTGTCGAGCGAGTTGGAGCCGTCGAGGGTGATCACGCCGCCGTCGGTCGAGGCGCTGCCCGGCAGGTTGCCGGTCGGCGTGAAGGTCGCGAAGGGATCGCAGTTCACGTACGTCGCTGCGCTGACGGTCACGAGCGCGTCGGGCGTGGCCGGATCGTTCGAGGGGATGTGCAGCGTGCACTCCACCTGGCCGCCGATGTGCGGATCGCGCGTGTGCGTGAGCGTCCAATCCGTGGTGCCGCTCGGGTTGATGGTGAGCGGGAACGTCGGCGCCGAGCTGAGCGCGAAGCGCGGCAGCGTGCCCGAGCCCGACGGGTTCGGATACGCGCACGCCTCCTGGCCGCCGTCGGCGGACTCCTGGGTGAAGCTCGGCGTCTGCACGATGAGCGGCGTCCCGCCGGTGTCGCGGACGGTGAGCGTTTGCGGGCTCGAATACTGATTTGGGTCGAAGGTGCCGTTGTTGAAGTCGAGGTTGGTCGGCACGTTGATAATCGCCGGGCTGCCCGCGACGAGGTGCGACGTCAGGCTCCCCGCACTGGTGGCGATCACCAGATCCTCGGCCGCCGTGCCGTTGAACGGGTGGTAGGCGACCGTAAAGTTCACGGTGGCGTTGGCGCCGCCCTCGGCGTCGAGCTGGAACGGCGCGGGCTGCGGCAGGTTGATGGTGAAGACGCCGCCGTCATCTGCCGGCACCGCCACGCTCGTCACCTGCACCGCGGCGTTGCCCACGTTCTGCAGCACGAAGTGGCCGACCACATCGCTGCCGCTGAGCGTGGCCTGGCAGAGGCCGCCGCCGTCGGTCTGGTTGAAGTCGCACTGGGGCGGGGTGAGCGTCACCTGCGCCTGCGTGCCCGTGCCCTGCAGGCCGACATAGATGATGCCGTCGGGCAGCAGGCCCGAGTCGGGCAAGAAGCCCTGGTGACCGTTCGGGTCGCCGGGCACGCCGTTGGTGGTGATGTAGAGGTCCGCGAGCGAGGTCGACGAGTCCACCGGCGCGAAGTCGAGCTGCACGTCGACCGTCGTTCCCGAAGGGATCGCGAGCGGGCTCGCAGCCGAAGGCGGCGCGCCGTGCAGGCGGAAGACCGCGCCGCCGTCGGGCAGACCGGCGTTGAGGATGCTGATGTCCGTGACGTTGAGCGTGGCGCAGCCGCTGTTCTGGAGATGAACCGGCTTGGTGGTCACGAGCCCCGAAGCCGTGTCCGCGAAGGTGAGGAACTCGCAGCTGCCGTCCTGCGGCGCGCCCGTCTGGTCCTCGCAGGTGCTGGTCCACGTGGGCTGCGGCGCCAGCGACTCGCCCTGGCCGGTGAGCCGCACGTTCACCTCGCCCTTGTTCGGGTCGTCGGTGTCGACGGTGATGGTGGCGCTCTGGTTGCCCTGCACCAGCGGCGCGAACTGCACGTCGATCTCGATCGACGTGGCTGCGGAGATCGAGGCGGGCAGGGTGGGCGGGTTGGTGATCTTGAAGCTGCCCGCGTTGGCGCCGCCGAGCGCGACCTTGGTGATGCTCAGGTTGTTGGTGCCCGAGTTCTTGATGAGGAAGCTCTTGCCCACCGCCGCGTTGCCCGAGCTCGCCAGGCAGGCCGGATCGAAGGAGAGCGCGGTGTCGTCCTCGGTGACGTCGTGCCCGTTCACGGAGAGCACCACGATGCCGCTGGTGGTGTTGGTGTGCGGCTTGGTGCCGCAGTTGCACGCCGGGATGAGCGCGAGCGTGACGAGAAGCGAGGGCCAGGTGCGACGCATGCGAGCTCCGCGTGGGCCGGCTCGGCCGCCAGCCAGGAGCGAGCACCTTACCTTCGAGAGCCGCACTGCGAAAGCACACGCATGTGGCGCGTGCGTGACGCCGCGCGAACGCGCGCGAAGATTTGCTGGGCCGGAGCCTTGACTTGCTGCGTTGTGGATCGTACGGATGCGATCGATCGTCGAATTCGGATCCGGATCCGGCGAGCGGTTTCACGGAGGAGCGCATGCCGCTCCGGGGAGTGCGATGAGCTCGTCGGGTATTCCGCGCACCTGGTCGATGACCGATTCGGTCGAGACGTACAACATCCGCAACTGGGGGAGTGGCTTCTTCGGCGTGAACGACGCCGGCCACCTCTCGGTGACCCCGGCGCGCAGCGACAACCGCGCCATCGATCTCAAAGAGCTCGTGGACGAGGTGGCCAAGCGCGGCATCGGCTTGCCGCTGCTGATCCGCTTCAGCGACATCCTCCGCTCGCGCGTGGTGGAGCTGAACGAGGCCTTCAAGAACGCCATCGCCGAGAACGGCTACCAGGGCCAGTACCGCGGCGTGTACCCGATCAAGGTGAACCAGGACCGCTACCTGGTGGAGCAGATCGTCAAGGACGGCCGGCCGTACCACTACGGCCTCGAGGCCGGCTCCAAGCCCGAGCTGCTCGCGGTGATGGCCATGCTCGAGGACGACGAGGCGCTCGTCATCTGCAACGGCTACAAGGACGAGGAGTACATCGACACCGCGCTCATGGCCACGAAGCTGGGCAAGCGCGTGATCCTGGTCGTCGAGAAGCTCACCGAGCTGCCGCTCATCGCCCAGGTGGCCAAGAAGGTGGGCGTGGAGCCGATGATCGGCCTGCGCGCGAAGCTCAGCACGCGCGGCGCGGGCAAGTGGGAAGGCTCGGCGGGCGACCGCTCCAAGTTCGGCCTCTCCGCGCGCGAGATGCTTGAAGCCATCCGCTTCATGAAGGAGAACGACTTCCTGAAGGGCTTCAAGCTGCTGCACTTCCACCTGGGCAGCCAGATCAGCGCCATTCGCTCCTTGA includes the following:
- a CDS encoding CapA family protein encodes the protein MVALAATDGGQPFHYDISDRLVDGVMPDAGPLGAVDAGFKEIETGTHFKHAPESKNEPLTLAATGDVTLGYHFEEYFNLRLDGGAWADAGPSPAQTKEALFKYPFEKVEPVLSAADIAVVNLECPFTSRGEKIAKNFNFRASPELGGALKPGGVQVVTIANNHLMDYGPDGVRDTIDTLDKLGIAHFGAGMNLAEARKPAIIERKGQKIAFLGYLYIGNPPIEPVVVWATKDKPGVSGAAGDLDALIKMINEDVKAAKKKADIVVVFFHFGKEGLHEIQPYQATLAHAAVDAGANLVLGSHPHVLQGAERYNGVPIVYSLGNFVFGGNANPGNKESAIFTATLVGKKVTKTGFVPVQITRFPDAPFQPFPLEDDAKKLILQHLADYSKAFPEPLVK
- a CDS encoding electron transfer flavoprotein subunit beta/FixA family protein, with amino-acid sequence MKILVTVKRVEDPESKIKVKPDGSGIVTEGVNYKMNPFDEIAVEEALRLQATHKGEVVIVSMGKQDVQTEIRQALAMGADRGIWVKHEGAMDPDGASRLLQKIVEKEKPDLVILGKQAIDDDQNQTGQLLAERLGWGQATFASKEESLESDAEKNKVPGIKITGTSAQVVREVDGGLEVLELALPAIVTTDLRLNKPRYATLPGIMKAKKKPLEELNPAGLGVDVTPKVAVAKLSPPPARKAGIKVPDVAALFDKLKNEAKVI
- a CDS encoding electron transfer flavoprotein subunit alpha/FixB family protein — its product is MANVLIYAEQAGGTLKKAALPAITAGQALAKAAGGEFDLVVIGDGAAKAAEQAKTFGAKTVHVVEGPAFQHYLAEPYAKAIAAAAKASGATWVGSASTAQGKDVMPRVAARLDAGMASDVLSFEGSGADVTVTRPMWAGNVTASVKITSATKVFTARTTEFGQPATGGAGAVNTLAVDAGASKTKFVSFKAVQSARPELTEARIVVSGGRGTKGDFKPIEGLADELRAAVGASRAVVDAGWQPNDLQVGQTGKVVAPELYIAAGISGAIQHLAGMKGSKVIVAINKDGEAPIFQVADYGLVADLFKALPELQEKIKAAK
- a CDS encoding beta-lactamase family protein, which encodes MLGPVTALVLAAAPADFDARVMRFVHEDKLPPGIALYVADGKIAAVKAWGARADDEKLTPEADALFRIGSNTKTFTALAILALRDAGKLSLDDPLTKWIPEAKPRPAHEGDRAPNVRDLLQHRSGLPRAGSLLWRQITNKSISDEDVVSALSVKLEDAPGAMKTYSNLGYAALGMIVARASGMPYAEYVKQHVLAPLGITDAVWRAEDVPPAKRIHGHESRFFGGWKVDDDEWHLGTMDAAGGLYASANDMAQLALFELGQRDGPVKPETVRESQQAADPTLGKSGGMGWDLVVAGKSHIIYKNGGMNAWNSGLVIHPEKRVALVLLLAGKSEHVDEAALGILKDLVTSPGAPDAGAK
- a CDS encoding MBL fold metallo-hydrolase is translated as MSEALLDELGCFRIAVPVPFPAAGGPVNVYAFRDEGGGLALFDAGIKSEDGEKAVRDGLAAHGFSTRDVKRIFVSHGHIDHFGFASTIQRESNCHIFVHKLDAAKVLEATRHMRDSEPYARYLAKLGLDEKQIHSVKKGSDYAQGFADGLHDIRELQGGETLQFEKCRLEVMHLPGHTPGLICLWDAEHQVLFADDHLLQRISPNPLIELGPNGEDDKFRALVTYLESARRAQRLPAKLVCPGHGEPFVGHDQLVEKLLGFYEKRQAKLLGALGEKPHTALELVGALFGRIYPNELFLQLSEVVGNLEVLEEQKRIARSFDGTVYRYALT
- a CDS encoding choice-of-anchor D domain-containing protein, which encodes MRRTWPSLLVTLALIPACNCGTKPHTNTTSGIVVLSVNGHDVTEDDTALSFDPACLASSGNAAVGKSFLIKNSGTNNLSITKVALGGANAGSFKITNPPTLPASISAATSIEIDVQFAPLVQGNQSATITVDTDDPNKGEVNVRLTGQGESLAPQPTWTSTCEDQTGAPQDGSCEFLTFADTASGLVTTKPVHLQNSGCATLNVTDISILNAGLPDGGAVFRLHGAPPSAASPLAIPSGTTVDVQLDFAPVDSSTSLADLYITTNGVPGDPNGHQGFLPDSGLLPDGIIYVGLQGTGTQAQVTLTPPQCDFNQTDGGGLCQATLSGSDVVGHFVLQNVGNAAVQVTSVAVPADDGGVFTINLPQPAPFQLDAEGGANATVNFTVAYHPFNGTAAEDLVIATSAGSLTSHLVAGSPAIINVPTNLDFNNGTFDPNQYSSPQTLTVRDTGGTPLIVQTPSFTQESADGGQEACAYPNPSGSGTLPRFALSSAPTFPLTINPSGTTDWTLTHTRDPHIGGQVECTLHIPSNDPATPDALVTVSAATYVNCDPFATFTPTGNLPGSASTDGGVITLDGSNSLDTDANSTPACPNGQSDGLQTFRWTLTVPPGTTRYGTHLETVTAGLGTCASSNDGGCVDLSVSLGSSNFPPYGNSALVNVVVDGNDPSAEPATIKLQVTDTTGRTNTASDQLVVTPGP